The sequence GCTGCTCGTCAAGGCGTCTCGATCTCCTTGCTCCACTTCTTAACTCTGGCATTCTTACTCCAtgcaaaatgtaaaataattttttctttcagtcACCTCTTTACATTACCTgtgtcattaaaaaaattgggaGTAGAGTGTAAGGTTTTAGCAATAACAGTTTATTTGAAGCAATTGATTCTCCAACGAGatataataaaccaacaaaTAAGAGAGAGCAAACATGGGATGAAAACAAACTCTTCTTGAGGAAAGTGCTTAAAAGGAATCAATAGAGAAAGCAATGTAATAGAATAGAAGAAACCATGGCTCACATTACTAGCATTCCAAAAATACTCTTAATGGCGTTGCATTTTTCAATCAAACCAAAtcttcaccaaaacaaaagccaaaattaGAACTTATCAATGATTATGTGGCTCAACAGTTTCATATTCATCAAAGCTTCCTTCCTACCATGAACGCCATGGAAAATAACAACCCTAgtagaacaaaaacaaaaattacttaCTACCCCATAGATCAATCAACACAAGCTTCTCCTAGACATACACAAATCGAAAGCAAAAGTAACATATAGATTCATTCattcacacaaacaaaaaaaagaaacttctATAAAGTGAAAACATTTGTCAGTTTAACGAAACCATGTTCAATCATCTTCCAAAAATCACGATCTTTTTTCGCATAGTTCATAACAAAATGTACCAAGAAAAAAGTCACagctcaacaacaacaacaaccataaCAAAGGAAATCGAATCGAATCGAATCGAGATTTTAAAAGACTGTTTTACCCGAAGAtcgatttttttattgataGAACTTGTTAAGAAAACAACGATGATCGGAGGATGAAGAGAGTGGAACAAGATCGATCCAGAACAAAAActttcagatctctctctctctctctctctctctcttcaagttTCCGATTAGCTCCTTGTGTGACGATTTGAatgtgaagaaaaaaagttttgagcTGTGTAGAGTACAgacagatgaagaagagagagaggtagtTGCGGCTAGATTTAGGGttaataatgaagaagaagaagaagatgaagatgagacgatgaagaagaggtgcaaatttttgtaaaaaaaaaaagagatttttgagttgagaaaaagagagaccaaaattaaaaaaaaaaaaaaagtttttatttttcttggggGAAGGAttgattcactttttttttttcttcttccaataatttgttttctatgtaataataatactaaatatattttgtgaatttttacctaatttattatttctcgttttttaaaacatatatttgcaacgttaacttttttttattttattttctgagactCTCAGTCTCAGACCTAAGATTAGCTGATTGATGCCTAAATGGGCTATTGGTGTTGTGGTTTCATTGGCTATCACTGTATTGCCGCTTTGGGTTCCTCGcgtgctttttttatttttatttattttaaatattttctgcctcttatttttcatataatagTATTAAATTACTATATTCGTAGATGTTAATACAAAGTACAGTTTATTAGTAGTActtaataaattaatgaaaaagtACGTCATACGTGTAAGcacattttcttcataaaaatgTCATTCGTAttgttctaatatataaaatgaaaaacttactttaattttttttctttcgaaaaCATCCAAAAGGAACTTAACATGTCTAAAATAAAACTCGTATGTCACATGATCCATTAATCCATGGAGATCAGTGGAACAACACATCACGCTGTATTTATAACATTGTGTGTGATTTGTATTTAGAAGTCAATGAcatattatttgtatttttagatTGGTTGACATATTTTGTCAAGTGATTCTGATATGTAGATTTTAAAACGCATTATTTCGTTAGAATTAAAGTGTGTTTGTTTGCTAGCAATCAATTTTAAGCTTGTTTGcctataaaaaaatactattaaactttaaaattagtCGGATTATATATGGCGTATATTTGATACCACAAACGATGTTTCCAAGTTGTCACGTGCTTACTTCTTCTTATTtgcataagaaaagaaaaaaactaccTCTAGTGGGACAATCCAGTGAATCCACTACTAAATAAGTAATAACGACAACTGAGTATTctcaaatgggaaaaaaaaaattgttgcaaaaaaaataataatcataattgATTATCTtggtaattttaaaatttacaaaaaaacaagaaaaagaaaagttgtaGCATGTAACACCAATTTAATGATGCAATAGTACAATAGTGGAATTAAGTTGTTGGGAATGTCTCAAAACTTTTTCCGGACTCGAGGATGATGTTTTGTCCTTCCTTACCGCCTCATATATACAACTCTCTAATGAATGAACCTAACGAGAGACAAAGGATAAACATACTGATCAATCTTGTGGAACACCATGTGATGTTTGccaaatataatttaatgctatttaaaaaaaattagatactCCCATCAcgagaaaaggtaaaaaagaacTTGTTAAACCAAActctaaaaaagtttttttttgaatttatctaGCTCTATGAATGTTTTTTCCAATCAgaacaaattgttttgaatttgactactgttttttgttttatataaccATATGCTGTTGTATGTGCGACCACAACACTAGTAAGTAAAGTAACCCCACAAATCGGTCTTAAGATTTTCCTTTCtttgcatcatcatcatacacTACTTGTTGTACTCACTTATCCAAAGAAAACCcatataattaaatgaaaaatatcatTACTCTCTAGGACGACGTttttcttataacaaaaaaaaaaaaaaaaacattcgaaTGTTTTAGGTGAGGAGCAAACGTATGTATGTGGGTCGATGCCAGAACATAAGGTTCATATCCAATTGGAATCATCTAATTCGGTTATTGAAGCATCCTCCTTTTCATTGTGTTAAACTGGTTTTACGGGACACGATCCACCAGTAGATATAGTGTATtcgattagttttttttttttatgtagtgCGCGCACACACATAGTTGGCTCTTTTGGCCAAACCAAAACGGCCTACAATTTGTAGAAGTTGTCTTAAGTTGAGCTGAACTCTCATgactattattttttctttcttcatatggTGTCAATATGaaatcatatttgtatatgtttacaattacaaacattaccaagatttttttaattttcatcgTAAGGTAGGTAGCTACGCTTTATTGCTTTGctcttttgaaattttaattttgtttttaaaattaaaagtgtctaataacaaaaacaatcaacGTCAAAATTTCAGAATCTTCTCGTGTGACGATGAAATGGTCATTAAGAAGAAGAGCCTTATCTTTTTGGGTAAAAGgagcaaaaaacaaaaggaaaatttttgatttttgtcgCTTAGAATTCTTCGCTAATTTTACCCATTTGGGGGCATTTTGTGTTCTGTGTTAAAGATCACACCGCCTTACGTTAAAGggggaagaagaacaaaaaaaaaaagaaccgaACTTTCTATAAACCCCAacaaggctctctctctctttctctctgggTTTTTCGAGGTTGCGTTTTGCTTTTCATTTGCCTAACTttgttttctagggttttcctCCTTTTTTTCAAGCTTTTTTTCCTCGACATGGCTGGAGCCGCTTCTTCTGATCATCTCGTTACTAGCTTCCCTCTTCTGGGTATGTTCCTTTTATCCCAAagatgacttttttttgtttattagcATCGGAAagttatcatttttttgtttgtcctaCAAACTTGCGATTGATTTGAATccttgggtttagggtttagggacCATTGTTGTTTTTAGTATATCTGTCGTAGGCTGTCTATTTCGGATAAGATTGGTGTCCAGAGTCTGTCTCTATGGGAAAGATTGATGAAATTATGTGTTTTTTGCAAGTTAGTTATTTTTCTACTTATGGGTTTGAATTTCACTAGTAATTTGCTTTGTTTAGACTATGCAATTGGAGTTTTGAGGCTTTGTTTTGTACAAATACTAAATTGGCTATTGTATATGATCGGTGCAGACACAGCAGATTTGTTTCAGGACTTGTCTTTAGGTTCAGATGCAAGTGAAGTCTCTAGGAACCGTAATAAGGTACTTTAACTGCTACTTCCTTTTTGGAACTTGAATTGTGTTGTGCCAAAGGATTTTTCACTGCAAATTGCTCTGTGGAGAGGTCTTGCTGctcattttatataaaatttgatatcttgtgtgagtttttttttgctaactgGCTGTGTTTTATGACAAGGGTTCTTTTCAGCACCAGTTTGGTCATGTACCTTATGGTGCATCTTCTCATGGAAGTGAACGAAGGCCAAATATGAATGTTGGCAATTTGCTTAATGGTGGAGACTCGATTGGTTCACACCCGTGGGGTTACTTCCCAACAAACTATCCTTCTGGTGGCTACCCTGATCCGAGGTTTGGCTATGAAAACAACAGCTATCACAGCTCCTTTTCACATCTCATGGTATGCTTGTTATTTCACATGACATGACCTTACTGCCTCTTATCTGTCTTCATATAGTCAAGAGAATGTGTGTTTTGTTCACTTCGTCATCTCTGCTAGGACTTGGGATTATCTGTCTAATAATTGGCTacaacctttttttatttacagaatCCACACAGCTCACAAGAAGCACCAAATTTTGACCAATTTGGATATAATGATCATTTGTATTCCAACCCTGGATTGTATGGACTTTATGGGAATGTAATTGACTCTGGTCATGCATATGGAACTTTTGGTTATGATTCCTGGAAACTTGGGCGAGGTTGGTATCCTGTTGATGGTTATAGAAAGACCAGAAGCTTCAATCATGGGCGTGGTTATAGTGATGAGAAAGCAGATAGGCTTAATGAGCTTTGTCGTGGACCAAGGAGTAGTGATTTCAAAACTCCACAAGTTCTTAACTCTTCAATGCTAGAGGCTATGAAGCAAGACGTTTCAGCGGTAGATCTCCAGCGCTACAACGGGGAGAATTTCCCTGAAACTTTCGTGAAAGCGAAATTTTTTGTGATTAAGTCATACAGTGAAGATGATGTGCATAACAGTATAAAGTATGGTGCGTGGTCGAGCACACCAACTGGGAACAAGAAGTTGAATGCTGCATATTATGAAGCCAAAGAGAATTCTCAAGAATGTCCTGTGTATCTTCTGTTCTCGGTTAGTATGAGGTTACTTCACAACTCGTGCAAAATCTTTTTTAGATTTACATTAAGTAACTCACTGTAATCGGTTTTTACCTGCAGGTGAATGCAAGTGGACAATTTGTTGCTCTTGCGGAGATGGTAGGCCCAGTTGATTTCAACAAGACAATGGAGTATTGGCAACAAGATAAATGGATTGGTTGTTTCCCTGTGAAGTGGCATATCATCAAAGACATACCAAACAGTCTCTTGAGACACATAACGCTTGCGAAAAACGAGAACAAGCCTGTCACTAATAGCAGAGACACTCAAGAGGTTCGTTAAACTTCCCCTAAACCCTTTCTTGGACATGCTTGAAGCTAATTTGAATCCTTAAGTCAGGCTATTTTAACTGTAACGGTGTTGGTTTTGTTGCAGGTGAATCTAGAGCATGGGATCAAGATAATAAAGATTTTCAAGGAG comes from Camelina sativa cultivar DH55 chromosome 19, Cs, whole genome shotgun sequence and encodes:
- the LOC104764030 gene encoding YTH domain-containing protein 1-like isoform X1; this translates as MAGAASSDHLVTSFPLLDTADLFQDLSLGSDASEVSRNRNKGSFQHQFGHVPYGASSHGSERRPNMNVGNLLNGGDSIGSHPWGYFPTNYPSGGYPDPRFGYENNSYHSSFSHLMNPHSSQEAPNFDQFGYNDHLYSNPGLYGLYGNVIDSGHAYGTFGYDSWKLGRGWYPVDGYRKTRSFNHGRGYSDEKADRLNELCRGPRSSDFKTPQVLNSSMLEAMKQDVSAVDLQRYNGENFPETFVKAKFFVIKSYSEDDVHNSIKYGAWSSTPTGNKKLNAAYYEAKENSQECPVYLLFSVNASGQFVALAEMVGPVDFNKTMEYWQQDKWIGCFPVKWHIIKDIPNSLLRHITLAKNENKPVTNSRDTQEVNLEHGIKIIKIFKEYMSKTCILDDYKFYETRQKIIRDKKIKQKKQALEGASGEPTINLC
- the LOC104764030 gene encoding YTH domain-containing protein 1-like isoform X2, whose translation is MAGAASSDHLVTSFPLLDTADLFQDLSLGSDASEVSRNRNKHQFGHVPYGASSHGSERRPNMNVGNLLNGGDSIGSHPWGYFPTNYPSGGYPDPRFGYENNSYHSSFSHLMNPHSSQEAPNFDQFGYNDHLYSNPGLYGLYGNVIDSGHAYGTFGYDSWKLGRGWYPVDGYRKTRSFNHGRGYSDEKADRLNELCRGPRSSDFKTPQVLNSSMLEAMKQDVSAVDLQRYNGENFPETFVKAKFFVIKSYSEDDVHNSIKYGAWSSTPTGNKKLNAAYYEAKENSQECPVYLLFSVNASGQFVALAEMVGPVDFNKTMEYWQQDKWIGCFPVKWHIIKDIPNSLLRHITLAKNENKPVTNSRDTQEVNLEHGIKIIKIFKEYMSKTCILDDYKFYETRQKIIRDKKIKQKKQALEGASGEPTINLC